Genomic segment of Saprospiraceae bacterium:
CGTTGTTGCCAGGAATCGTCGCTTGGATCTTGCCAACGGTTCTGTTGGTTCCACTAATTATTATATGGTCACGAAAATATGAAAATAATCCTAATTTTCAATAAATTGAATTAAAAAGCGATAAAAATGAATTCAAAAACACAAAGCACAGAAAATATATCATCCTTACTCATTTCGATGGGATATCTTGTTGTTCCAATTGCTCAGAATATTGCAGGCCAATTGATAATAAATGTAAAAATAAATGATGTAGATGGTGTTTATATTCTTGATTCAGGAGCCGGACAAACGGTAGTAGACACGAAGCAATGTGAAAATTTAAAATTAAAACTTAATACGGATGATGCTACCTATTCAGGTGGAGGACTTGGTGTGCACGGTATTGAAACCATACCTTCATA
This window contains:
- a CDS encoding retropepsin-like domain-containing protein — encoded protein: MNSKTQSTENISSLLISMGYLVVPIAQNIAGQLIINVKINDVDGVYILDSGAGQTVVDTKQCENLKLKLNTDDATYSGGGLGVHGIETIPSYNNKIEINGFKIDTLPIAVMPLASAWESLAVIGAQEDLYGIMGVDLLRAGKAILDFNTMTLYLRQANS